In archaeon CG10_big_fil_rev_8_21_14_0_10_43_11, the genomic stretch GTTTTCTTTAAGAAGTCGTGCATAAAGACGGCTAATAAGTTGTGATTCTCTGCCGGCAGTAACGCGGACAATGAATATTTCTCCATATTGTTTTTCTTCGTCACTCATGATACATCACAGTTTGATTACGTACACAAAAAGTGTTTGTAGTGCAAAACCTATCACGCCCATAATGACCATACCAATGCCCGTAATTTTAACAATATCGATAAACTCTCTTTTTGATGGTCGTTTGGTTCGTCGAAGTACGCGTCGGTAGTGGGCAAGCGAGTATTTGAGATTTGTAAACACTCTGCTTAGGTTGTCACCAACCGTGTTAAGTTTCATTATGTAACAAACAGAAACCACATTTTTAAAGGTTGTGGAAACACCCAGCCTATTTGTGCGGCGAAAAATCGCTTAGTACGCGCACGTTCTTTTGAGAAAACAGGCGTGTTTTGCGCATCACCTCAAAATAATCTTCATTGAAGCGGGCATGATACTCATTTTCTGGAGGGTACCATGCATCAAGAACAAGCACGCCACCGGGTTTTATCATGCCCGCCAGTTTTTCAAGAATACAAAGCATGCCCTCTTTTTTAAAGTGGTAGACAAAATTTTGGCACATAATCGCGTCATACCCCTCTGTTTTGGGTACATCCATCACATCCATCACATGAAAAGTGCAGGGGCGCGTGATGCAGGAAGGAATCGTAAATGTGTCATGTGCTTGCTGCTTGGAAAAAAAAGAAAGGAGTTCATCTCGCGTTGCATCCAGTTCTGGTTGTTTGATTGAAACATACGAAAGGCCGCGCAAGAGGTCATCAAACGTGCGCGTCATAGTATAGCAACCCTCACGTGCGGTTTTGATACCAGCAGGGTTAATGTCAAAACCATGAATCTCATACATGTGTTTTGGAAGCAGCAAATGAATCATGCTTAGCGAATACGCTTCTTTCCCGTCTGAAGACGCAATTGAACCAACGCGCACGCGTTCATGCTCCAAAAGATACCTGTCCATGAGCAAATAATAGCTGGACATGAGATACGGTTCTCGAAAGAATGTGGTCTTAAAACTAATAAGCGCATCAGGGACACGCAAGAACTCTTCAAGCCGGCTCATAAACAAGACAAAGAGGATACGTGTTTTTTAGGATTTGTGCAACTCACTAAATAAATTCAATGCCCAAGTCATTTTCAATCTCTTTTTTACGACGGTCAGTCGTTCTTGTTCGTGGGCCAAAAATTTGCGGCGACTTCACGCCAGTCACGATAAGCAAGGTTCGAATAACCGTGTCCATGTCATCAGTGATGTGCGCGCCCCAAATAACTTGCGCATTCTCATCAAGACGCGACGAAACCGCTTCAACCACTTCTTTTGCTTCATCAAGGGTCATAGTTGGGCCGCCAGAAACATTAATAAGCGCGCCTTTAGCGCCAGTAATGTCCACGTCAAGAAGGGGATTGTTCACCGCTTTTTCAACTGCTTCAACTGCACGGTTTTCCGAGTCGCTCTCGCCAACACCAATCATGGCAACACCGCCCTGACCCATAACTGCGCGAATGTCTGCAAAGTCAAGGTTGATAAGACCCGGTTTTGTGACAAGCTCAGCAATTCCTTTGACCGCGTTTGTAAGAATTTCATCAGCTACTTTGAACGCGGTTTGAAGCGGGAGGTCTGGTGCTATTTCAAGGAGTTTATCATTTGGAATCACAATAAGCGTGTCAACAATGCCTTCCATGCGCTCAAGACCATAAAGCGCGTTTTCAATGCGCTTGTTTCCTTCAATAGTGAAGGGAAGCGTCACCACAGCGACAGTGAGTGCACCATTCTTTTTTGCAATCTCAGCAATGACTGGTGCTGCGCCTGTGCCCGTTCCGCCGCCAAGACCGCACGTGATAAAGACCATGTCAGCACCAGCAAGTGATTTTTTGAGTTCTGATTCTGATTCACGCGCTGCTTCTTCGCCGACTTTTGGATTGCTTCCAGCACCCATGCCGCTGCTGGCTTCTTTTCCTATCAAGATTTTCTTGTCAGCAAGTGCGACGAGTAAATCCTGCGCATCAGTGTTTACAACAATGAGTTCTGCGCCTTTAATGCCAATCTCGCTCATGCGCGTAAGCGAATTATTACCCGCACCGCCAACACCGATAACACGGATTGTTGCGCGCTTTGTTGCAAGAAGTTCTTCAAGTTCTGCGTCAACATCTTTTGTGCGCGAAAGCTCGCTTCTAAACTCTTTAACAGAATGCGATTGTGATTGTTGAGGGGGTTGAAACAAGCTGCCACTCCCCGAGGATAGTATATCCATGACATCCCAATTAGAGCAAGAGCTTCTTTATATGTTTTATTTACTTTAAGCATACGAAATTCTTTTTTTCGCTACAATATTGTAGTAAAATAAACGTGAACGTATTTAAGTAAATAGAAATGTGCAAAGGATTGTGGCAAAAGTCGCTCTTGCGCAAATTGAACTGTTTGACGAGCTCAAAAAGAATGTTTCTAAAGTGCTAGAATACATAGAAAAAGCTGCGTTCAAAGATACAGATATTGTGTGTTTTCCTGAATCATGCCTTGGTGAAGACTTTTTGGACATGCACTGCAAAGAAATTGAGCAAATTAAAGCAAGTTGCAAAAAAAATAATATTTACGCAATTATTGGGGCACACATAAAAGAAGGGGAAAAAGTCTCTAACGTTGCAATCCTTATCAACCGCACGGGCAACATTGCATATGTGTACCGCAAAGTACATTTATTTCCTGGTCTTGACTTAGGTGAGTCTGTTCCTGGAACAGACAATCATGTTGTAGAAACCGATTTTGGCAAGATTGGGATTATTATTTGTTGAGATTTTGCATTTCCAGAATATGTAAAAAAACTTTCAAAACAAGGCGCTCAAATATTGTTTTGTCCGTCGTATCTGTTAGATAACGCACACATCTCAAAAGAAGTGTTTCAAAGCATTCCCCTCGCAAGAGCTTTTGAGAATCTTGCATATTTTGTAAGTTGCGACGCTTTCACAGACGAAGTTCTAGGGGAAAGCTATATTTGTAGTCCGATGAACGTTTTGAATAAAATCAAGAAACGTGAAGGAATTATATTTGCAGAGTTGGACTTGAAAAAGATACGCAAATTAAGAAAACAGTACAATTGCCTTAATTAAACTAAGAAAAGGAGGATATAGACAAACTCACTTCAATAACACTATGAAACTGTTTCTTATTGGTGGCGGACATCCTGAACGTGGTGAAACACGTTATATTGATAAAGAGATTGCAAAACACGTTCCAAAACAAGCAACTGCAGTATTGATTCCTTTTGCTCTTGAAGAAAAGTTTCAGTCCTCAGCCTTTGATCGTTTTAACAAGATTTATCGAGATGAACTCCATTTCAAAACGCAGGCACTCAAAGCAACTGATTCTCTACAGGATATGATTAAGAAATTATCAGAATCGGATATTATCTACCTATGGGGCGGTAAAACAAAGTGGCTGCTTGAATCATTAAAGAAATTCAGTCTTGAAACCCAACTAAAGATTTTGAGCAAAACAAAGGTCATTGTAGGCAATTCTGCAGGCGCAATCGCGTTGTGCTCGTATGGAATTACTGATGATAAAACACTCATTCGTGGCACCGGTATTGTTCGAATGATTTGCGATGTTCACAGCAATAAGACAGATAACGAGCAAGTGCTTCGTGATGCGTGCAGAAAGTTCAATCTTGAAGGTGTTGCATTAGATGAATGCACTGCGCTTGCAATTATTAACGGTAAAGAGCAGTTCGTAAAACGGGAAGGAACAAACATTGTGCTTGTAAAAAATTAAAAAGATAAAAGTGAATGTATCTTATGATTATTCATTATCGGCTTTCTTTGCAGGGGTTTTAGCAGGTTTCTTTTCTGTTGTATCTTCTTTTTTCTCTTCTTTTTTTACAAATTCTGCCTTAAGACCGGTGTATTTTTCGATTTCTTCACAAATGTGTTTTGTGTAATGTTCTGGCAGTTTCTGAGCAAGAGTGATTGTTGCTTTTTTGTCTGCAATGGTAATATCAGGGTTTTGCTCGTTTAAGCGCACATCAAGAATCACACCTATTTGTTCTTTTTTGTCAGTAATTTCGCGATTAATCGTCACATCATACACAACGGTTCGTCCTGCAAGCGGGTGGTTGAAGTCAACACGCACGCGGCCGCCTGACGCGCTCATAATAGTTCCCTGCACGCCCTGAAAATCCAAAACCATGCCGGGCAGTGGTCGCATGTTTTTTTCGCGAAATTCTTTGAGCGGAATAAGACGCACGAGTTTTTGGTTTCGTGAACCAAATGCATCTTGTGCAGGAATAATAACTGAAAATGAATCGCCAACGGTGTGTTTTTTGAGTTCAGCATCAAGACCTTTGATAACGTGTTGCGCGCCAATAATGATGCGTTGCGGTTTTGGCGAGCCTTCAAGCCCGTTTTGTTTTGCAATACGTTCTTTAGTCGTATCAAACATGCGATTATTGCTTGCAATGCGCGCTTCGTAATCAATTTCAATGAAGCTGCCTTCTTTGATGCTCATAGCAACTAAAGAGAATAAGCGCGCCTTTTTTAAAGCTTACGCGAGACCAAATGCGCTTGCAATCAGATTTTCGCTGTTTGTGCTCTTACCATACACGCCACGACAGAGTTTTACGCTAAAAACGCCCGCATGCTTTTCCGGGTCTTGGTTGAGTCCTGTGTTCTTTGGGTATGCAATAAACACCGGTGTCCTGCCCTGAAACGTGGTCTCAACAAAGCTTGACGAACAGCCCACATACTCCTCATACGAGCCGCCAGCCCAATCACCGGTGTAACCAAGCACGTCAGGCTCAAACGGCGCCTTTGTAAGCCCCTCATACGACGTGAAATTATACTCTTCTCCAGTTTCCAAGTCCTTGAACCGTGCCTCATAGGTTAAGAAGAGTCCTGAAATGCAAGGCTCGCGAGCGCACGAGACTACGCATCGGTTTGAAATGCATTGCTGGGGTCTGCCATCTCTTGACTCCCCACAATTAATGCCCACCGCGGGTGTGAGGCCAAACAAGGAAGGTACGAGTTCTCCGCACAAGTTGAATGTTGAATCTGATGACGGAATTAATAAATCCCACAACTCAGTGTAGCGCAAACAATTCTGGTTCCATGCATTAAAAAACTTGGTAACATCAACGAGTCCGGGATATGTTTGTGAAGTGAGACGGGAGCTCCCCTGTGCGTAATCAATGTGAAATTGTTCGTAAGCAAAGCAATTTGGACTATTAATAAAAATCTGAGAGAGCGTGTCAAGCTTTGTCTCATCAAGGGCATTTGACACTTCGAAATTCACGCCTGACGCCCTGCTAAGCACAAAAAACACGACAAGCAGCCAAATAAGCAGGTCAAGTATTTCACGAATCACATAAGGCATTACCGTGCTCATGAACTTCCTCCGCACGTTGGTGTGCGCAACGTTATCGCGTCATTTTGTATGCAACAAATCTGTCCGCCACGCGTGCAATCCGGTGTGCTCAATGCCACGTAGTCTGCGCCATCCCCCCTGCACTCTCCGCGGTCACTGCAACAACACTCCTCAATAGGTTTGCAGGCTGCAGCAACGTTTGAAAACCCGTCAAAACTAATGGGTTCGTAACGCGCAACAGGGTCGTACTCACCAACGCACGATATGCCTTTTCCCATGTACGCGTTTGCGTTAAGCGTGCGCGCGTTATCCGTTTTGTAGTAGTCAACAAAAAACAAGTTTGAGGGCGCGCTCGTATCACCCGAGAGCGCGTCAGTAATGTCATTTACTGCAGCAAAAGCACCCAAACCATAAGGAACAAGCGCAAACGTGCCTGCAGCACGAAGCAGTCCGCGAAAGTCAACGCCAACGTCAATCACGTTTTCGATGTCCGTAATTTTAAAATCAATGTTGGTAAGGGTTTGAGACTCACCCGCAGCATTCACGCATGTTTGACCGAGCAATTCGTTCACGTCAAAACAGTACAGGTTTGTATAACCATTAATAAAATCCGCTCTGGTTTGCGCGGGAATCCCTGTCTGCGTTTGCAGCGTGCGTGCCGCAGTCATGCGGTCAGGATGTGTGCAATCATTAAAGTCAGGAACGGGATTAAGCTCATCAGTAAGCAGGATGCTAAATGTTTGACCACCAATAGTGATTTCTTCATGCGGTCCGTTTTCGTAGATAATAGCGTTTGAAATTTCTTGTTCTGATGTAAATGTTTGGGAAGCAACTTCTGTTTCAGTGCTGTCAAACACGCTTATTGTTGTGCTTTGCTCAGTGCCAAAAACCGTAACAGCGTACACGTCAGCGTTTTGATCAATGACGCAAAGACTACTAGTTATCCCTTCTTTTGAAAGCATGGATTCAGTAAAGTCTTCGCAAAACGTTGTTGCACGAAAATC encodes the following:
- a CDS encoding protein translocase SEC61 complex subunit gamma; translation: MKLNTVGDNLSRVFTNLKYSLAHYRRVLRRTKRPSKREFIDIVKITGIGMVIMGVIGFALQTLFVYVIKL
- the ftsZ gene encoding cell division protein FtsZ, whose translation is MDILSSGSGSLFQPPQQSQSHSVKEFRSELSRTKDVDAELEELLATKRATIRVIGVGGAGNNSLTRMSEIGIKGAELIVVNTDAQDLLVALADKKILIGKEASSGMGAGSNPKVGEEAARESESELKKSLAGADMVFITCGLGGGTGTGAAPVIAEIAKKNGALTVAVVTLPFTIEGNKRIENALYGLERMEGIVDTLIVIPNDKLLEIAPDLPLQTAFKVADEILTNAVKGIAELVTKPGLINLDFADIRAVMGQGGVAMIGVGESDSENRAVEAVEKAVNNPLLDVDITGAKGALINVSGGPTMTLDEAKEVVEAVSSRLDENAQVIWGAHITDDMDTVIRTLLIVTGVKSPQIFGPRTRTTDRRKKEIENDLGIEFI
- a CDS encoding peptidylprolyl isomerase — translated: MSIKEGSFIEIDYEARIASNNRMFDTTKERIAKQNGLEGSPKPQRIIIGAQHVIKGLDAELKKHTVGDSFSVIIPAQDAFGSRNQKLVRLIPLKEFREKNMRPLPGMVLDFQGVQGTIMSASGGRVRVDFNHPLAGRTVVYDVTINREITDKKEQIGVILDVRLNEQNPDITIADKKATITLAQKLPEHYTKHICEEIEKYTGLKAEFVKKEEKKEDTTEKKPAKTPAKKADNE